One genomic segment of Oscillatoria salina IIICB1 includes these proteins:
- a CDS encoding SDR family NAD(P)-dependent oxidoreductase, translated as MSTALVTGASSGIGEAFAIELAKRKNDLVLLARSEHRLYQIAQELQNKYQIRAEVIVQDLTETDAGTKVFKAVQDKKLQIDLLINNAGFGDYGRFSETDHEKQLDIVKLNVLALVDLTHQFLPLMQQRGKGSIINVSSFAAFQPIPYLSVYGATKVFILHFSEALWAENLDTGVKILAFCPGPTETNFFSRAGFGKFASGGEKEGAAASPESVVKEALQALENNNSYVVAGGIQNKIISRLSGILPRPLLVRLVARQFRPQ; from the coding sequence ATGTCCACAGCTTTAGTTACAGGTGCTTCTTCTGGTATTGGCGAAGCTTTTGCCATTGAACTTGCCAAGCGCAAAAACGATTTAGTTTTACTTGCTCGTTCCGAACATAGACTATACCAAATTGCCCAAGAATTGCAAAATAAATATCAAATTCGTGCCGAAGTAATTGTCCAAGATCTTACTGAAACCGATGCTGGCACTAAAGTATTTAAAGCTGTCCAGGACAAAAAATTGCAAATAGATTTATTAATTAATAACGCTGGTTTTGGCGACTACGGTCGTTTTAGCGAAACTGACCACGAAAAACAACTAGACATAGTTAAATTGAATGTCTTAGCCTTGGTAGACTTAACTCATCAATTTCTCCCTTTAATGCAGCAGCGAGGCAAAGGAAGCATCATCAATGTTTCTTCCTTTGCAGCATTTCAACCTATACCTTATCTCTCGGTTTACGGAGCAACAAAAGTGTTTATTTTGCATTTCAGCGAAGCACTTTGGGCAGAAAATTTAGATACAGGAGTAAAAATTCTCGCTTTTTGTCCCGGACCTACAGAAACTAATTTTTTCAGTCGTGCAGGCTTCGGAAAATTTGCTTCCGGAGGTGAAAAAGAAGGTGCTGCGGCTTCTCCAGAATCAGTAGTTAAAGAAGCACTTCAAGCTTTAGAAAATAATAATTCTTATGTCGTCGCAGGTGGAATTCAAAATAAAATTATCAGCCGACTTTCGGGAATTTTACCTCGACCTTTATTAGTAAGATTAGTTGCCAGACAATTTCGTCCCCAATAA